In Equus quagga isolate Etosha38 chromosome 14, UCLA_HA_Equagga_1.0, whole genome shotgun sequence, one DNA window encodes the following:
- the LOC124225756 gene encoding olfactory receptor 148-like produces the protein MRNHTELNEFILLGIPQTEGLETVLFVVFSFIYLSTLLGNSLIFTAIVSSSALHTPMYFFLGLLSIFDILFPSVTCPKMLFYLSGQSQAISYKGCAAQLFFYHFLGSTEGCLYSVMAYDRFVAICHPLRYMLVMRPEVCVGLVMAAWLVGCLQATILTSFTFQLTYCDPNQVDYFFCDIPAVLPLACADTSLAQKVGSSNVGFLALMLFFSICVSYTRIGIAILRICSAKGRQKAFSTCSAYLTAILCAYGPVIIIYLQPTPNPLLGAVVQILNNVVSPMLNSLIYSLRNKEVKRSLKKVFHNIVFTAVE, from the coding sequence ATGAGGAATCACACAGAGCTGAATGAGTTCATTCTACTGGGAATACCTCAAACAGAGGGACTGGAGACCGTGCTCTTTGTCGTCTTCTCATTCATTTACCTCTCCACTCTGCTTGGCAATTCACTCATCTTTACAGCAATTGTTTCATCCTCTGCCCTTCAcactcccatgtatttcttcttggGACTCCTATCTATTTTTGACATATTATTCCCATCTGTGACCTGTCCCAAGATGTTATTCTATCTCTCTGGCCAGAGCCAAGCCATTTCTTATAAGGGATGTGCTGCACAGCTCTTCTTCTATCATTTCCTGGGATCTACTGAAGGCTGCCTCTATTCTGTGATGGCTTATGATCGCTTTGTTGCCATCTGTCACCCACTGAGGTATATGCTCGTCATGAGACCTGAAGTCTGTGTTGGTTTGGTCATGGCAGCCtggttggtgggttgtcttcaGGCCACCATTCTGACCTCCTTTACCTTTCAGTTAACCTACTGTGACCCCAATCAGGTAGACTACTTCTTCTGTGACATTCCTGCTGTCTTACCCCTGGCTTGTGCCGACACCTCCCTGGCCCAGAAAGTGGGTTCCTCTAATGTTGGCTTTCTGGCTTTAATGCTTTTCTTCAGTATTTGTGTCTCCTACACACGCATTGGGATTGCCATTTTGAGAATTTGTTCAGCAAAGGGCAGGCAGAAAGCTTTCTCTACCTGCAGCGCCTACCTCACTGCAATCCTCTGTGCCTACGGACCTGTAATCATCATCTACCTGCAGCCCACACCCAACCCTTTGCTTGGTGCCGTGGtgcaaatattaaataatgtagTCTCACCCATGCTGAACTCGTTAATCTATTCCTTAAGgaacaaggaagtgaaaagatCCCTAAAAAAGGTGTTCCACAATATAGTATTTACTGCTGTGGAATAA